In Deferribacter desulfuricans SSM1, the following are encoded in one genomic region:
- a CDS encoding SDR family NAD(P)-dependent oxidoreductase produces the protein MNILLTGAAGFIGYFTAKKLLNDGHKVIGVDNLNDYYDVRLKEYRKNELLKNENFQFYKLDISNYDSLSVLFQNHKFDAIINLAARAGVRYSIENPFVYFETNSTGTLNLLELAKDYGVNKFVLASTSSLYAGQEMPFTEDKPVNTPISPYAASKKSAEVTAYTYHYFYGIDVSVVRYFTVYGPAGRPDMSVFRFISQIYKDEPIIVYGDGSQSRDFTYVEDIADGTVKALKEIGYEIINLGNNNPNKLIDMIKYVEELLGKKAKIINKDFHKADMMATWADITKAKELLGWEPKVDLKTGLENTVNWFLDNKDFAFDIKLRD, from the coding sequence ATGAATATATTGTTAACAGGTGCAGCAGGTTTTATAGGTTATTTTACTGCTAAAAAACTATTAAATGACGGACACAAAGTAATTGGAGTAGATAATTTAAACGATTACTATGATGTGAGATTGAAAGAATATAGAAAAAACGAGTTGCTTAAAAACGAAAATTTCCAATTTTATAAACTTGATATATCAAATTATGACAGTTTGTCTGTGCTTTTTCAAAACCATAAATTTGATGCAATAATTAATCTTGCTGCTAGAGCTGGAGTTAGATACAGTATAGAAAATCCTTTTGTTTATTTTGAAACAAATTCCACAGGGACATTAAACCTATTAGAGCTTGCTAAAGATTATGGTGTAAATAAGTTTGTCTTGGCATCCACATCAAGTCTTTATGCTGGGCAAGAAATGCCCTTTACTGAGGATAAACCTGTAAATACTCCAATTTCTCCTTATGCAGCTTCAAAGAAATCAGCTGAGGTTACAGCATACACCTACCACTATTTTTATGGTATCGATGTGTCTGTTGTAAGATATTTTACAGTTTATGGTCCTGCAGGTAGACCTGATATGAGTGTCTTCAGATTCATTTCACAAATTTATAAAGATGAACCAATTATAGTTTATGGTGATGGTTCGCAATCAAGAGATTTTACCTATGTTGAAGATATAGCTGATGGTACCGTTAAAGCCTTAAAAGAGATTGGTTATGAAATCATCAATCTTGGAAATAATAACCCAAATAAATTGATAGATATGATTAAATATGTTGAAGAGCTGCTCGGTAAAAAAGCAAAAATAATTAACAAAGATTTTCATAAAGCAGATATGATGGCCACTTGGGCAGACATCACAAAAGCTAAAGAACTTCTTGGCTGGGAACCAAAGGTAGACCTCAAAACAGGATTAGAAAATACAGTAAACTGGTTTTTAGACAATAAAGATTTTGCTTTTGACATAAAACTAAGAGATTAA